The Juglans microcarpa x Juglans regia isolate MS1-56 chromosome 8S, Jm3101_v1.0, whole genome shotgun sequence genome has a window encoding:
- the LOC121244102 gene encoding LOW QUALITY PROTEIN: probable LRR receptor-like serine/threonine-protein kinase At2g24230 (The sequence of the model RefSeq protein was modified relative to this genomic sequence to represent the inferred CDS: inserted 1 base in 1 codon), whose product MGYGFFGSILVLTLFFKLLASQQPNTDGFFVSEFLQKMGLTSSQVYNFSAPVCSWQRVFCDAGKENVVRFEASGLGLTGSIPDTTVGKLTNLQYLDLSNNQITGLSSDLWSLGLLRSLNLSSNRISGSLPNNIGNFGMLEILDLSSNNFSGEIPATISSLVSLQVLKLDRNSFEQSIPSGIKNCQSLVTIDLSSNRLSGSLPDGFGAAFPKLKTLNLAGNEIYGQDSDFWEMKSIASLNISGNLFQGSVMAVLQEQLEVIDLSRNQFQGHISQVQFNSSYNWSHLVYIDLSENRLSGEIFHNLSQAQNLKHLNLAHNRFNRQRFPRIEMLLDLEYLNLSKTALTGHIPDEVSQLVNLNTLDLSDNHLTGKIPVLSIKSLQLLDVSHNNLSGEVPLSLLEKLPWMEKFNFSYNNITLCASEFSPETLQTAFFGSSNSCPIAANPELFKRKPTKHKGMKLALTLTVSMICLLAGLLLFLAFGCRRKSKMWIVKQTSYKEEQHISGPFSFQTDSTTWVADVKHANSVPVVIFEKPLLNITFADLLSATSNFDRGTLLAEGKFGPVYRGFLPGGIHVAVKVLVHGSTLTEQEAARELEHLGRIKHPNLVPLTGYCLAGDQRIAIYDYMENGNLQNLLHDLPLGVQTTEDWSTDTWEEDDINGIQNVGSEGLLTTWRFRHKIALGTARALAFLHHGCSPPIIHRDVKASSVYLDYDLEPRLSDFGLAKIFGNGLDEEXSQGSPGYMPPEFSQPEYDTPTPKSDVYCFGVVLFELITGKKPTGDDYPEEKEATLVSWVRGLVRKGQGSRAIDLKIQNTGLSDQMEEALKIGYLCTADLPSKRPTMQQIVGILKDIEPTSHQG is encoded by the exons ATGGGTTACGGTTTCTTTGGCTCCATTTTAGTTCTCACACTTTTCTTCAAACTTTTGGCTTCTCAACAACCCAACACAGATGGGTTCTTTGTCTCTGAGTTCTTGCAGAAGATGGGTTTGACTTCTTCTCAAGTCTACAACTTCTCTGCTCCAGTTTGCTCATGGCAACGGGTTTTCTGTGATGCcggaaaagaaaatgttgttcGGTTTGAAGCTTCTGGTTTAGGCCTCACTGGCTCTATTCCTGACACCACCGTTGGCAAGCTCACCAATCTTCAATATTTGGATCTTAGTAACAACCAAATCACTGGTTTGTCTTCAGATTTGTGGAGTTTAGGCTTACTCAGGAGCCTTAATCTCTCCTCCAACCGGATTTCTGGGTCCCTACCTAACAACATTGGCAATTTTGGTATGCTAGAAATCTTAGACCTTTCAAGCAACAATTTTTCTGGGGAAATTCCGGCAACCATAAGCTCCCTAGTTAGTCTGCAAGTCCTTAAACTCGATCGAAACAGCTTTGAGCAGAGCATCCCATCAGGAATTAAGAATTGCCAGTCCCTAGTTACCATTGATCTTTCATCGAATCGGCTAAGTGGATCTCTTCCAGATGGTTTTGGTGCTGCTTTTCCCAAGCTCAAGACCTTGAACCTTGCAGGAAATGAGATTTATGGCCAAGATTCAGATTTCTGGGAAATGAAGTCCATAGCTAGCCTTAATATTTCTGGAAATTTGTTCCAGGGTTCTGTAATGGCTGTGTTGCAGGAGCAGCTGGAGGTTATAGACCTGAGTAGGAACCAGTTTCAAGGTCATATTTCTCAGGTACAATTCAATTCAAGTTACAATTGGTCTCATTTGGTGTATATAGACTTGTCTGAGAATCGGCTTAGTGGAGAGATTTTCCATAATTTGAGTCAAGCCCAGAATCTCAAACACCTTAATCTTGCACACAATAGATTTAACAGGCAACGCTTCCCGAGAATTGAAATGCTTTTAGACTTGGAATATCTCAATTTGTCTAAAACTGCTCTCACTGGTCACATTCCGGATGAAGTCTCACAATTAGTTAATTTGAATACACTTGATCTTTCTGACAACCATCTTACTGGGAAAATTCCAGTGCTAAGTATCAAAAGCCTCCAACTTCTTGATGTTTCACACAACAACTTGAGTGGAGAAGTTCCTTTGTCTCTCTTAGAGAAACTCCCATGGATGGAGAAGTTCAACTTCTCTTACAATAACATAACCCTCTGTGCTTCTGAGTTCTCCCCCGAAACCCTCCAAACAGCCTTCTTTGGTTCATCTAACAGCTGTCCAATTGCTGCAAACCCTGAGctcttcaaaagaaaacccaccAAACATAAGGGAATGAAGCTTGCTCTGACTTTAACCGTCTCAATGATCTGTTTGCTTGCTGGGTTATTGCTATTTCTAGCATTTGGTTGCAGAAGGAAAAGTAAGATGTGGATTGTAAAGCAGACATCATACAAAGAAGAACAACATATTTCAGGCCCCTTTTCATTCCAGACTGATTCAACCACATGGGTAGCTGATGTTAAGCATGCAAATTCAGTGCCCGTGGTGATTTTTGAGAAACCATTGTTGAATATCACATTTGCAGACCTCCTGTCTGCAACTTCAAATTTTGACCGTGGCACTCTTTTGGCTGAAGGAAAATTTGGGCCTGTTTATAGAGGATTTCTACCCGGTGGTATTCATGTAGCAGTGAAAGTTTTGGTCCATGGGTCAACATTAACAGAGCAAGAAGCTGCAAGAGAGCTCGAGCATCTTGGTCGAATTAAACACCCCAATCTTGTTCCATTGACTGGATATTGCTTAGCTGGGGATCAAAGAATTGCAATCTATGATTACATGGAGAATGGGAACCTGCAGAATTTGCTTCATGACTTGCCACTTGGGGTTCAGACTACCGAGGATTGGAGCACAGATACATGGGAAGAAGATGATATTAATGGAATTCAAAATGTCGGCTCTGAAGGGTTATTAACAACTTGGAGATTTCGTCACAAAATTGCACTTGGTACAGCCCGAGCACTGGCGTTTCTCCACCATGGCTGCTCACCTCCAATTATTCATAGAGATGTCAAAGCTAGCAGTGTGTATCTGGATTATGATTTGGAGCCCAGATTATCAGATTTTGGTCTGGCTAAAATTTTTGGCAATGGCTTGGATGAGG ATAGCCAAGGGTCACCGGGGTATATGCCACCAGAGTTTTCTCAGCCAGAATATGATACCCCAACACCAAAATCTGATGTATATTGCTTTGGGGTTGTCCTATTTGAGCTAATCACTGGTAAAAAACCAACTGGAGATGACTATCCTGAGGAGAAAGAAGCAACTTTGGTGAGTTGGGTTCGAGGATTAGTGAGGAAGGGCCAAGGGTCAAGAGCgattgatttgaaaatacaaaatacaggACTGAGTGACCAAATGGAGGAGGCCCTCAAGATCGGGTATCTGTGCACGGCTGACCTTCCCTCAAAGCGACCTACCATGCAGCAAATAGTTGGAATTCTTAAAGATATTGAGCCAACATCTCATCAGGGATGA